The Vibrio tarriae genome includes a window with the following:
- the gap gene encoding type I glyceraldehyde-3-phosphate dehydrogenase — MTIKVGINGFGRIGRFVFRAAQERNDIEIVGINDLIDVDYMAYMLKYDSTHGRFNGTVEVKDGNLIVNGKTVRVTAERNPADLKWGEIGVDVVAEATGLFLTDETARKHIEAGAKKVVLTGPSKDKTPMFVMGVNHKTYAGQDIVSNASCTTNCLAPIAKVLNDNFGIESGLMTTVHATTATQKTVDGPSAKDWRGGRGASQNIIPSSTGAAKAVGVVLPELNGKLTGMAFRVPTANVSVVDLTVNLQKAASYDDIKAAMKAASEGELAGILGYTEDAVVSTDFNGDTRTSIFDADAGIALTDKFVKVVSWYDNEIGYSNKVLDLIAHISK; from the coding sequence ATGACTATCAAAGTAGGTATTAACGGTTTTGGCCGTATCGGTCGTTTCGTTTTCCGTGCTGCGCAAGAGCGCAATGACATCGAAATTGTAGGCATCAACGATCTGATCGACGTTGATTACATGGCATACATGCTGAAGTACGACTCAACTCACGGTCGTTTCAACGGCACTGTTGAAGTTAAAGACGGTAACCTGATCGTTAACGGCAAAACTGTACGTGTAACTGCAGAACGTAACCCAGCTGACCTGAAATGGGGCGAAATCGGTGTTGACGTTGTTGCTGAAGCAACTGGTCTGTTCCTGACTGACGAAACTGCTCGTAAACACATCGAAGCAGGCGCGAAGAAAGTTGTTCTGACTGGTCCTTCAAAAGACAAGACTCCAATGTTCGTAATGGGTGTTAACCACAAGACTTACGCGGGTCAAGACATCGTTTCTAACGCTTCTTGTACTACTAACTGTCTAGCGCCTATCGCTAAAGTACTGAACGACAACTTCGGTATCGAGTCTGGCCTGATGACGACTGTTCACGCAACAACTGCAACTCAAAAAACAGTTGACGGTCCTTCAGCAAAAGACTGGCGCGGTGGCCGTGGTGCTTCTCAAAACATCATCCCATCTTCAACTGGCGCAGCGAAAGCAGTAGGCGTTGTTCTTCCAGAACTGAACGGCAAACTGACTGGTATGGCTTTCCGCGTACCAACTGCTAACGTTTCTGTGGTTGACCTGACTGTTAACCTGCAAAAAGCAGCGTCTTACGACGACATCAAAGCAGCTATGAAAGCAGCTTCTGAAGGCGAACTGGCTGGTATCCTAGGCTACACTGAAGATGCAGTAGTTTCTACTGACTTCAACGGTGACACTCGCACTTCTATCTTCGATGCTGACGCAGGTATCGCACTGACTGACAAATTCGTTAAAGTGGTATCTTGGTACGACAACGAAATCGGTTACTCAAACAAAGTTCTTGACCTGATCGCTCACATCTCTAAGTAA
- the msrB gene encoding peptide-methionine (R)-S-oxide reductase MsrB: protein MVSEAISKKEIERVKFESKDLHKPDEYWREHLTEEAFYVCRQQGTEPPYSGKLLHNKDTGLYHCTCCQTALFSSENKYDSGCGWPSFDAPINEQAVRFLDDFSHGMVRTEIQCAACDSHLGHVFEDGPKTTGLRFCVNSVSLIFNKK, encoded by the coding sequence ATGGTCAGTGAAGCGATAAGTAAAAAGGAAATAGAAAGGGTGAAATTCGAATCAAAAGATCTGCACAAGCCTGATGAATACTGGCGTGAGCACCTGACGGAAGAGGCGTTTTACGTCTGTCGTCAACAAGGAACAGAACCACCATACTCAGGTAAGCTGTTGCACAATAAAGACACTGGCCTTTACCACTGTACCTGTTGCCAAACCGCTCTGTTTAGCTCTGAGAATAAATACGATTCGGGCTGTGGTTGGCCAAGTTTTGATGCGCCGATTAATGAGCAGGCAGTACGCTTTTTGGATGACTTCAGTCACGGAATGGTGCGTACCGAAATCCAATGTGCTGCCTGTGATAGCCACCTTGGGCATGTTTTTGAAGACGGTCCTAAAACGACAGGATTGAGATTTTGCGTTAACTCGGTGTCGTTAATTTTCAACAAAAAGTGA
- a CDS encoding DUF2989 domain-containing protein yields the protein MNLTKTLLILTSLVLLNGCFENRKNTEKLCADNPNLRCEQLNMDDGQCRVPRTDLIWHRFEILKSPSDEKSIKEYHLVSAYRKCLELASQIQAIDQTKLKENRFKALVNSGKEQERIVAELKQSNSPQALYFLWSQIGDHAARRAFLQLEGKPELETAEMQYALATFYTDRDKPKTIELLHKTLELSNGQPVNIEILKALASNYHALHDKEHAYLWAMIGKEFDVPVASTTEMKRLYGFSQEKFASLDDTASTIAKTIRNGSYSKTTLPKPNEG from the coding sequence ATGAATTTGACTAAAACGTTACTTATTCTCACAAGCCTAGTGCTATTGAATGGCTGTTTCGAGAATCGCAAAAACACCGAAAAGCTCTGTGCCGACAACCCCAATCTACGCTGTGAACAGCTCAATATGGATGACGGGCAGTGCCGCGTTCCCAGAACCGATCTAATTTGGCACCGCTTTGAAATTTTGAAATCACCGAGCGATGAAAAAAGCATCAAAGAATACCATCTGGTCAGTGCTTATCGAAAATGTCTTGAGCTTGCTTCGCAAATCCAAGCGATTGATCAAACGAAGCTAAAAGAGAACCGCTTTAAAGCTTTAGTTAATTCAGGCAAAGAGCAAGAACGCATCGTGGCAGAACTGAAACAATCAAATTCACCACAAGCACTCTATTTCTTGTGGAGCCAAATTGGCGATCACGCGGCGCGCCGTGCCTTTTTGCAACTGGAAGGTAAGCCTGAACTAGAAACGGCTGAAATGCAGTACGCTCTCGCCACTTTTTATACTGACCGCGATAAACCGAAAACCATCGAGCTGCTGCATAAAACACTTGAGCTCAGTAATGGTCAACCCGTCAATATTGAAATATTGAAAGCCTTAGCCAGTAACTACCATGCTCTGCATGATAAAGAACATGCTTATCTGTGGGCGATGATTGGCAAAGAGTTTGACGTCCCAGTTGCCTCCACAACAGAAATGAAACGGCTTTACGGTTTTAGCCAAGAGAAATTTGCCTCATTGGATGATACTGCCAGCACGATTGCCAAAACCATCCGTAACGGCAGTTACTCCAAAACCACTCTCCCTAAACCCAACGAAGGATGA
- a CDS encoding YeaC family protein — protein MDTEQLINAITPEAYQRLLYAVETGKWPEGTLLSQQQRDSCMQAVMLYQSKHNTQADHMSVGVGGEVVFKSKAELKKRFSEGEKDILRVNPNQEV, from the coding sequence ATGGACACCGAACAATTGATTAATGCGATTACGCCTGAAGCTTATCAGCGCCTACTGTACGCCGTGGAAACAGGCAAGTGGCCTGAAGGTACACTACTTTCACAACAGCAGCGAGATTCCTGTATGCAAGCTGTGATGTTGTATCAATCTAAGCACAATACGCAGGCAGATCATATGTCGGTTGGCGTGGGGGGGGAGGTGGTTTTTAAGTCGAAAGCGGAACTGAAAAAGCGCTTTTCGGAAGGGGAAAAGGATATTCTGCGCGTTAACCCCAACCAAGAGGTATGA
- the ansA gene encoding asparaginase, which produces MARKHIYIAYTGGTIGMKKSDHGYVPVAGFMEKQLASMPEFHRPEMPLFTIHEYDPLMDSSDMTPADWQLIADDIAANYDKYDGFVILHGTDTMAYTASALSFMFENLGKPVIVTGSQIPLADLRSDGQANLLNALHVAANYPINEVTLFFNNRLMRGNRSRKSHADGFSAFSSPNLPPLLEAGINIELSTNVKVDEKPSGEFKVNPITPQPIGVITMYPGISHEVIRNTLLQPVNAMILLTFGVGNAPQNPELLAQLKAASERGVIVVNLTQCLAGKVNMGGYATGCALADAGVISGYDMTPEAALAKLHYLLSQNLSYEEVKAKMQQVLRGEMTL; this is translated from the coding sequence ATGGCAAGAAAACATATTTATATCGCCTATACAGGCGGCACCATTGGCATGAAAAAATCGGATCATGGCTACGTTCCTGTTGCAGGGTTTATGGAAAAGCAATTAGCCAGCATGCCCGAGTTTCACCGTCCTGAAATGCCTCTGTTTACCATTCATGAATACGATCCTTTGATGGATTCATCTGACATGACGCCTGCTGATTGGCAGCTTATTGCTGACGATATTGCGGCCAACTACGACAAATACGACGGCTTTGTAATCCTCCACGGTACGGATACCATGGCTTACACAGCTTCAGCACTGTCGTTCATGTTCGAAAACTTAGGCAAACCTGTGATTGTCACAGGCTCACAAATCCCACTGGCGGATCTGCGTTCAGACGGCCAAGCCAACTTGCTCAATGCCTTGCACGTCGCAGCCAATTACCCAATCAATGAAGTGACCCTGTTCTTCAATAACCGTTTGATGCGTGGCAACCGCAGCCGCAAATCACACGCCGACGGTTTTAGTGCTTTCAGCTCGCCAAACCTGCCACCTCTATTGGAAGCAGGCATCAATATTGAGTTGAGCACCAACGTCAAAGTGGATGAAAAACCGAGTGGTGAGTTCAAAGTCAACCCGATCACGCCACAACCGATTGGTGTGATTACCATGTACCCCGGCATTTCTCATGAGGTGATCCGCAATACCCTATTGCAACCTGTGAATGCGATGATCCTGCTCACCTTCGGTGTCGGCAATGCACCGCAGAATCCTGAGTTACTGGCTCAGCTCAAAGCGGCCTCTGAACGTGGGGTGATTGTGGTGAACCTGACCCAATGTCTTGCGGGCAAAGTCAATATGGGCGGCTACGCCACAGGTTGTGCACTGGCTGATGCGGGAGTGATCAGTGGCTATGACATGACGCCTGAAGCGGCGCTCGCCAAACTGCATTATCTGCTCAGCCAGAACCTCTCCTATGAAGAAGTGAAAGCCAAAATGCAGCAAGTGTTACGTGGTGAAATGACGCTGTAG
- the sppA gene encoding signal peptide peptidase SppA yields MKSLFRFVGLILKGIWKAITFIRLALTNLIFLLSIGIIYFIYVHADAPLPTMDKSSALVLNLSGPIVEQNTHINPIDSFTGSVFGEELPRENVLFDIVETLRHAKNDNNVTGLVLALGDMPETNLTKLRYIAKAINEFKASGKPVFAVGDFYNQSQYYLASYADKIYLAPDGAVLLKGYSAYSMYYKTLLEKLDVTTHVFRVGTYKSAIEPFVRDDMSDAARESASRWLTQLWSAYVDDVAANRQIEIKTLTPSMEQFVAQLKEVNGDLAALSKKVGLVDELATRQQVRQTLAETFGSDGKDSYNAIGYYEYKTTIKPTTLTDANDIAIVVASGAIMDGSQPRGTVGGDTVAGLLREARNDSNVKAVVLRVDSPGGSAFASEVIRNEIEALKAAGKPVVVSMSSLAASGGYWISMSADKIVAQPTTLTGSIGIFSVITTFEKGLNNLGIYTDGVGTTPFSGQGLTTGLTQGAKDAIQLGIEHGYQRFISLVAEKRGLTLKAVDELAQGRVWTAQDAQTLGLVDQLGDFDDAVHLAADLAQLDQYNLYWVEEPLTPAQQFLQDLLGQVRVSLGLDVSTLLPKSLQPLAVEWQQQTSLLNQLNDPKGQYAFCLPCQVE; encoded by the coding sequence ATGAAATCACTATTTCGTTTTGTTGGGCTGATTTTGAAAGGGATTTGGAAAGCGATCACCTTCATCAGGCTGGCACTGACTAACCTTATTTTCTTACTCAGTATTGGCATTATTTACTTTATTTATGTCCACGCTGACGCCCCGCTACCCACCATGGATAAATCCTCGGCACTGGTGCTCAATCTGTCTGGCCCGATTGTTGAGCAGAATACGCACATCAACCCGATAGACTCCTTTACGGGCTCCGTGTTTGGTGAAGAGCTCCCCCGCGAAAACGTGCTGTTTGATATTGTTGAAACCTTACGCCATGCAAAAAATGACAACAATGTCACCGGGCTTGTGTTGGCTTTAGGAGACATGCCAGAAACCAACTTGACTAAGCTGCGTTATATCGCCAAAGCGATCAACGAATTCAAAGCCTCTGGTAAGCCTGTGTTTGCGGTTGGGGATTTTTATAATCAGAGCCAATATTACTTGGCGAGTTATGCGGACAAAATCTACCTCGCTCCAGATGGTGCCGTACTGCTAAAAGGTTACAGCGCCTACTCCATGTACTACAAAACTCTGCTTGAGAAATTGGATGTCACCACTCACGTCTTTCGTGTCGGCACCTACAAATCGGCAATTGAGCCTTTTGTACGTGATGATATGTCTGATGCGGCTCGTGAATCCGCTTCTCGCTGGCTCACTCAGTTGTGGAGCGCGTACGTCGATGATGTCGCGGCCAATCGCCAAATTGAGATCAAAACCCTTACTCCAAGCATGGAGCAGTTTGTCGCTCAGTTGAAAGAAGTGAATGGTGACTTAGCTGCACTTTCCAAAAAAGTCGGTCTCGTCGATGAGCTAGCCACTCGTCAGCAAGTTCGCCAAACGTTAGCGGAAACTTTTGGTAGCGACGGAAAAGACAGTTATAACGCCATCGGTTACTACGAATACAAAACCACCATTAAGCCAACGACACTGACCGATGCCAACGATATTGCGATTGTCGTCGCGAGTGGTGCGATTATGGATGGCTCACAACCACGTGGTACTGTGGGTGGCGATACTGTGGCTGGATTACTGCGCGAAGCTCGTAACGACAGCAATGTGAAAGCGGTCGTACTGCGTGTCGATAGCCCAGGAGGCAGCGCGTTTGCTTCCGAAGTGATCCGCAATGAAATTGAAGCTCTGAAAGCGGCGGGTAAACCTGTGGTGGTGTCGATGTCAAGCCTTGCCGCTTCCGGTGGTTACTGGATTTCGATGAGCGCAGATAAGATTGTCGCCCAACCGACCACACTGACAGGTTCAATCGGTATTTTCAGCGTCATCACTACCTTCGAGAAAGGGCTGAACAACCTTGGTATTTATACTGATGGTGTCGGTACAACGCCTTTTTCAGGACAAGGCCTGACCACGGGGCTTACCCAAGGTGCAAAAGATGCGATTCAACTGGGTATTGAACACGGTTATCAGCGCTTTATTTCTTTGGTTGCAGAGAAACGTGGCCTGACCTTAAAAGCAGTGGATGAACTGGCTCAGGGCCGAGTCTGGACTGCGCAAGATGCACAAACCCTCGGTTTAGTCGATCAGTTGGGTGATTTTGATGATGCCGTACATTTGGCAGCGGATCTGGCACAGTTGGATCAATACAACCTGTACTGGGTTGAAGAGCCACTCACTCCAGCCCAGCAATTTTTACAAGATCTGCTTGGACAAGTACGTGTCAGCTTAGGTTTGGATGTCTCCACTCTCTTGCCAAAATCACTGCAACCCTTGGCAGTAGAGTGGCAACAACAAACGTCACTGCTCAATCAATTGAATGATCCTAAAGGGCAATATGCGTTCTGTCTGCCCTGCCAAGTAGAATAG
- a CDS encoding NADPH-dependent 2,4-dienoyl-CoA reductase, whose protein sequence is MYPNLFQPLDLGFTQLKNRVLMGSMHTGLEENKEGLHKLAAFYEERAKGGVGLIVTGGFSPNLRGRLHPFSAEFSKTKHAKAHKVVTEAVHRHGAKIALQLLHAGRYAMHPFSQSASAIRAPIAKFAPSEMSTRQIRNTIQDFANSAELAQLAGYDGVEVMGSEGYLINQFICKRTNMRYDEWGGSYQNRIRFPVEIVKAIREAVGKEFIIIFRLSMLDLVEQGSTFEEVVVLAKALEEAGVTIINTGIGWHEARIPTIATQVPRAAFSWVTEKIKPYLKVPVVTCNRINTPEQAEKILASGQADMVSMARPFLADADFVRKAQEGQSALINTCIGCNQACLDNVFRGKRASCLVNPRACYETEIVVKPAQSKKIAVVGAGPAGLAFATTASERGHQVDLFERNDRIGGQFRLAMQIPGKEEFRETIRYFANRIDQTGVKLHLGCEVQFSDLRGYDEVVIATGVTPRKIALAGLSESSKVVDYQTLIREKTPVGQKVAIVGAGGIGVDVASMLTEPKDQTLDDWLYEWGIDKAIEHPGGLYPYPETTSEREVWLLQRRKGAVGKGPGKTTGWIHKRTLEKRGVHLVGGVQYQKIDEQGLHIERDGKPELIEADSVVICAGQESVRPFEAQWAELGDKLHVIGGADVAGELDAARAIRQGVELAVRL, encoded by the coding sequence ATGTACCCAAATCTATTTCAGCCTCTCGATCTTGGTTTTACTCAGCTCAAAAATCGTGTGTTGATGGGCTCTATGCATACTGGCTTAGAAGAAAATAAGGAAGGGCTGCACAAGCTGGCGGCCTTTTATGAAGAACGTGCCAAAGGTGGCGTAGGCTTGATTGTGACGGGGGGCTTTTCGCCTAACTTGCGCGGCCGTCTGCACCCATTCAGCGCTGAATTTAGCAAAACTAAGCATGCCAAAGCCCATAAAGTGGTGACAGAAGCGGTGCACCGTCATGGCGCTAAAATCGCTTTGCAACTGCTGCATGCGGGGCGTTATGCGATGCATCCATTTTCACAAAGTGCTTCCGCGATTCGTGCACCGATTGCCAAGTTTGCCCCGAGTGAAATGAGCACTCGCCAAATCCGCAATACCATCCAAGACTTCGCCAATAGCGCCGAGCTTGCACAACTGGCGGGCTATGATGGCGTCGAAGTGATGGGGTCAGAAGGTTATTTGATTAACCAGTTCATCTGTAAGCGCACCAACATGCGTTACGACGAGTGGGGCGGCAGTTATCAAAACCGCATTCGTTTTCCAGTTGAAATTGTTAAAGCTATCCGTGAAGCGGTTGGCAAAGAGTTCATCATTATCTTTCGTCTGTCGATGCTCGATTTGGTGGAGCAGGGCAGCACTTTTGAAGAGGTGGTGGTGCTTGCCAAAGCCTTAGAAGAGGCGGGTGTCACCATTATCAATACCGGGATCGGCTGGCATGAAGCGCGTATTCCCACAATAGCGACCCAAGTGCCGCGTGCCGCCTTTAGCTGGGTGACGGAGAAGATCAAACCCTATTTAAAAGTGCCTGTCGTGACCTGTAACCGCATTAACACGCCGGAGCAAGCGGAGAAAATTTTGGCGAGTGGTCAGGCGGATATGGTGTCGATGGCGCGCCCGTTTTTAGCCGATGCGGATTTTGTACGCAAAGCGCAAGAAGGGCAGAGCGCGCTCATCAATACCTGTATTGGTTGTAATCAAGCTTGTTTGGACAACGTCTTTCGTGGCAAACGTGCGAGCTGCTTGGTGAACCCGCGCGCTTGTTATGAAACTGAGATTGTGGTTAAACCCGCGCAGAGCAAAAAAATTGCGGTTGTCGGTGCTGGCCCTGCCGGTTTAGCGTTTGCGACGACCGCTTCAGAGCGTGGTCATCAAGTGGATCTGTTTGAACGCAACGACAGAATCGGTGGCCAATTCCGTCTTGCGATGCAGATCCCCGGCAAAGAAGAGTTTCGGGAAACCATTCGCTATTTTGCTAACCGGATTGATCAAACTGGCGTGAAGTTGCATCTGGGTTGTGAAGTGCAATTTAGCGATCTGCGTGGCTACGATGAAGTGGTGATCGCCACGGGCGTGACACCTCGCAAAATCGCCCTAGCGGGGCTGAGTGAATCATCAAAAGTAGTTGATTACCAAACCTTAATTCGCGAAAAGACACCCGTAGGCCAAAAGGTCGCGATTGTCGGCGCTGGCGGTATTGGTGTGGATGTGGCGAGCATGCTCACCGAGCCGAAAGATCAAACTTTAGATGATTGGTTATACGAATGGGGCATTGATAAAGCCATCGAGCACCCCGGCGGTTTGTACCCTTATCCTGAGACAACCAGTGAGCGTGAAGTCTGGCTGCTGCAACGGCGCAAAGGCGCGGTGGGTAAAGGGCCGGGTAAAACCACGGGCTGGATCCATAAACGCACGTTAGAAAAACGCGGTGTGCATTTGGTTGGTGGCGTGCAGTATCAGAAAATCGATGAGCAAGGCCTGCATATTGAGCGCGATGGCAAGCCAGAGCTGATTGAAGCCGATAGCGTGGTGATTTGCGCAGGTCAAGAATCCGTGCGTCCTTTTGAGGCGCAGTGGGCTGAGCTGGGCGATAAGCTGCATGTGATTGGTGGGGCGGATGTCGCCGGAGAGTTGGATGCCGCGCGCGCTATTCGTCAAGGTGTGGAGCTGGCAGTGCGATTGTAA
- the purU gene encoding formyltetrahydrofolate deformylase, translating into MEKKTLLTHCSDAPGLISKITNICYKHQLNIIHNNEFVDNASGHFFMRTELEGYFNDATLLADLDHALPQGTRRKLISSSRKRIVILVTKEAHCLGDILMKNYDGSLDVDIAAVVGNYDTLQRLTERFDIPYHCVSHEGLSREEHEQALLEVIDQYQPDYLVLAKYMRVLTPTFVDRFHHKIINIHHSFLPAFIGAKPYQQAYERGVKIIGATAHFVTNDLDEGPIIKQDVIPVDHTFSAQDMAQAGRDVEKNVLSKALNKVLNDHVFVYGNKTVIL; encoded by the coding sequence ATGGAAAAAAAAACCTTGCTGACGCATTGTTCTGATGCGCCGGGACTGATCTCCAAGATCACCAATATCTGTTACAAGCATCAACTCAACATCATCCACAATAATGAATTCGTGGATAATGCCAGCGGCCATTTTTTCATGCGTACCGAATTGGAAGGTTATTTCAATGATGCGACGCTGCTGGCCGACCTCGACCATGCGCTACCTCAAGGAACCCGACGCAAACTGATCAGCTCGAGCCGCAAGCGCATCGTCATTCTGGTGACTAAAGAAGCGCACTGCTTAGGCGATATTTTGATGAAAAACTACGATGGCAGTCTGGATGTGGATATTGCTGCGGTGGTGGGCAACTACGACACGCTGCAACGTTTGACTGAGCGGTTTGATATTCCTTACCACTGCGTGTCCCATGAAGGTTTGTCTCGTGAAGAGCATGAACAAGCCCTGTTAGAAGTGATTGACCAATATCAGCCAGATTATCTGGTTCTCGCCAAATATATGCGCGTGTTAACGCCTACATTTGTTGACCGTTTTCACCATAAAATCATCAATATCCACCACAGCTTCTTGCCGGCTTTTATCGGTGCCAAACCGTATCAGCAAGCCTATGAGCGCGGCGTAAAAATCATTGGTGCAACCGCGCATTTTGTGACGAACGACCTCGATGAAGGGCCGATCATCAAACAAGACGTGATTCCGGTCGATCACACTTTCAGCGCGCAAGACATGGCACAAGCTGGGCGTGATGTAGAGAAAAATGTGCTCAGCAAGGCACTCAACAAAGTGCTGAATGATCATGTGTTTGTCTACGGCAATAAGACGGTCATTCTGTAA
- a CDS encoding ATP-dependent DNA helicase → MIEKTFSQQGALGQAIPGFQPRQAQVDMAKAVASAIANQSQLVVEAGTGTGKTFAYLVPALLSGKKVIISTGSKNLQEQLFHRDLPLMVSALGFFGQVALLKGRANYLCLDRLSRQMVESHTPESDPSLLTQLVKVRSWASSTQSGDLGECDDLAEDSPIIPTITSTNDNCLGKECASYQDCFVSKARRRAMDADVVVVNHHLFLADLAIKETGFGELIPEVEVFIFDEAHQLPDIASQYFGQSVSSRQVQELAKDIELGYRTEAKDMRQLQKVSDKLVQAAMDLRIVLGEPGYRGNWREVLKVPTVAREVERLNEALQFALDVLKLALGRSQLLDTAFERATLILGRIRRVCDVSVTGYSYWYDTTPRHFSLHITPLSVADKFREQIALKEGAWIFTSATLAVNEDFSHFTERLGLTPSAQFSLVSPFDYQQQAVLCVPRYLPEPNSPGLAEKLVRMLAPVIEHNQGRCFFLCTSHSMMRDLGERFRERLTLPVLMQGETSKQKTLAEFMELGNALLVATGAFWEGIDVRGDTLSCVIIDKLPFTAPDDPLLKARIEDCRLRGGDPFAQVQLPEAVITLKQGVGRLIRDKNDKGALIICDNRLVTRDYGGVFLASLPPIPRTRDLDVVTTFLQQLAITEINQRDS, encoded by the coding sequence ATGATTGAAAAAACCTTTTCCCAGCAAGGCGCATTAGGCCAAGCCATTCCGGGCTTTCAACCGAGACAAGCACAAGTCGATATGGCGAAAGCGGTCGCCAGTGCTATCGCCAACCAATCTCAGTTGGTGGTTGAAGCGGGTACCGGAACCGGCAAAACCTTCGCGTATTTAGTGCCTGCGCTGCTTAGTGGCAAAAAGGTGATCATCAGTACCGGTTCTAAAAACCTGCAAGAGCAGCTTTTCCATCGTGATTTGCCTTTAATGGTCAGTGCGTTAGGCTTTTTCGGCCAAGTCGCTTTGCTCAAAGGGCGCGCTAACTATCTCTGTCTTGACCGCTTAAGTCGGCAAATGGTCGAAAGCCATACTCCGGAATCCGATCCCTCGCTGCTCACTCAACTGGTGAAAGTGCGCAGTTGGGCATCCAGTACCCAGAGCGGCGATTTAGGTGAATGCGATGATTTGGCGGAAGATAGCCCGATCATCCCAACCATTACCTCAACCAACGACAACTGCTTAGGCAAAGAGTGCGCCAGCTACCAAGACTGCTTTGTTTCCAAAGCGCGCCGTCGTGCGATGGATGCCGATGTGGTAGTGGTGAACCATCACCTATTTCTGGCCGATTTGGCGATCAAAGAGACCGGCTTTGGTGAGTTAATTCCTGAAGTCGAAGTGTTTATTTTCGATGAAGCGCACCAATTGCCGGATATCGCGAGCCAATATTTTGGTCAGTCAGTATCGAGCCGCCAAGTGCAAGAGCTGGCGAAAGACATTGAACTCGGTTATCGCACCGAAGCGAAAGACATGCGCCAACTACAAAAAGTGTCGGATAAGCTAGTACAGGCTGCGATGGATTTACGCATTGTGCTTGGCGAGCCGGGCTATCGCGGTAACTGGCGTGAAGTGCTGAAAGTGCCGACCGTGGCAAGGGAAGTGGAACGACTCAATGAAGCGCTGCAGTTTGCGTTGGATGTGCTCAAGCTGGCTTTGGGACGCAGTCAGCTTCTGGATACAGCATTTGAACGTGCCACCTTGATTTTAGGCCGCATTCGCCGTGTGTGTGATGTTTCTGTCACAGGATATTCCTATTGGTATGACACCACGCCGCGCCATTTCAGTTTGCACATTACCCCACTGTCGGTAGCAGATAAATTTCGTGAACAGATTGCGCTAAAAGAGGGCGCGTGGATATTCACTTCCGCCACCTTAGCGGTCAACGAAGATTTCAGCCACTTTACTGAGCGGCTAGGGCTGACGCCGAGTGCGCAGTTTTCACTGGTCAGCCCATTTGATTATCAGCAGCAAGCGGTCTTATGCGTGCCGCGCTATTTACCTGAGCCGAACAGTCCCGGCCTTGCCGAGAAACTGGTACGCATGCTCGCGCCAGTGATCGAACATAACCAAGGGCGCTGTTTCTTTTTATGTACTTCGCACAGCATGATGCGCGATCTAGGCGAGCGTTTTCGTGAACGTTTGACCTTGCCAGTGTTGATGCAAGGAGAAACCAGTAAGCAGAAAACATTGGCTGAATTTATGGAGCTGGGCAATGCTCTGTTGGTGGCAACTGGCGCTTTCTGGGAAGGGATCGACGTGCGAGGCGACACTTTAAGCTGTGTTATCATCGACAAGCTGCCGTTTACCGCACCAGATGATCCGCTGCTCAAAGCGCGGATTGAAGATTGTCGTTTGCGCGGTGGCGATCCATTTGCCCAAGTACAACTGCCGGAAGCGGTGATCACCTTAAAGCAAGGGGTTGGGCGGCTGATCCGCGATAAAAATGATAAAGGCGCGTTGATCATCTGCGACAATCGACTGGTCACGCGCGATTATGGCGGGGTGTTCCTCGCCAGTTTACCGCCGATTCCGCGCACGCGGGATCTGGACGTCGTCACCACTTTTCTACAACAATTAGCTATAACTGAAATCAATCAGAGAGACTCATGA